Below is a genomic region from Thermochromatium tepidum ATCC 43061.
TGAGCGGGTCACACTCGGGGTGGTCCCAGTGGGCGGCCTGACCCTCGATCCGTCGCTCGGCACTCCCCCCGAGACGCTCCAGCACCGTCAGCCGGCTTGGGCCATAGCCGCGCGCGGTCAGTTGTGCTGCCAGTCGGGCGGGGGTGGCGCCATCGGCGGACAGCACCAGCAGGCGGGCACCCGTGGCGAGATGGAGATTGACCCGTGCCAGCGGGCGTCCATGCGCCGGGATCACAGTCACGTCCTGCACGGCCCAGCCGAGCCGCGCTGCCGCCAGCGAGATCGAGGAGGGCGCAGGCAGGATGCAGAGTTCCTCGGGCGGCAGGCGCTGGGCCAGCTGGGCACCGATGCCAAACCACATCGGATCGCCGCTGGCGAGAACACAGACCGGCTGACCGCGCCGGGTCAGAAGCTGGTCATAGGCCAGATCGAATGGGGTCGGCCAGGGGTGACGCTCCTGGCCAGGACGCTCCGGGATGAGCGCCAGATGCCGTGCGCCGCCGAAGAGCAGCCGTGCCTCGGCGATGGCCCGCCGCGCCGGCTCGCCTAGCCCGGCCAATCCATCCTCGCCAAGGCCGACGATGGTGAGCCAGGGGGAGGTCGTTGAAAACGATGTGTTGGTCATGCCGTTCATTTCAAATTCAGGATGCCGAACCGGCTGGTCGTCCCGGTGTCGTACTGAGCACAACGCTCAAACAGATCACGCCGAAACCGCGATTTGCGATTATAATCGGCCTCCTTCAGATCGAACGCCCGTCCCCGCCGACCTTCGACCCGATTTGGGCCCTCTGTCCTCGCCACTGAGGACCTGCGCCCGCTCCGCCTGACTGTGAGACCCCGGATATGATCGACTACAACCGTGATGCCCATGACATCTATCGTCAGTCCTTTGCCATCATCCGCGCCGAGGCCGATCTGAGCCGCATCCCTCCCGACCTGGAGGCGCTGGCTGTGCGCGTGATCCATGCCTGCGGCATGCCCGAGATCGTCGCCGACCTGGAGTTCTCGCCGGGCGCAGGTGCGGCGGGGCGCGCGGCGCTGGAGGCGGGCGCGGCCATCCTGTGCGACAGCCGCATGGTCGCCGAGGGGATCACGCGCGCCCGGCTGCCCGCCGACAATCCTATCCTCTGCACACTGAACGACCCGAGCGTCCCGGCGCTGGCGCGAGAACTGGGCAACACCCGCACGGCGGCGGCGCTCGAGCTCTGGCGCCCCCATCTGGCCGGCGCGATCGCGGTGATCGGTAATGCCCCCACCGCCCTGTTCCGGTTGCTGGAGCTGCTCGATGCGGGTGCGCCCAAGCCCGCACTCATC
It encodes:
- the cbiE gene encoding precorrin-6y C5,15-methyltransferase (decarboxylating) subunit CbiE, with the protein product MNGMTNTSFSTTSPWLTIVGLGEDGLAGLGEPARRAIAEARLLFGGARHLALIPERPGQERHPWPTPFDLAYDQLLTRRGQPVCVLASGDPMWFGIGAQLAQRLPPEELCILPAPSSISLAAARLGWAVQDVTVIPAHGRPLARVNLHLATGARLLVLSADGATPARLAAQLTARGYGPSRLTVLERLGGSAERRIEGQAAHWDHPECDPLNLIAVECRPDPDTLPLSRRTALPDAAYEHDGQLTKRDVRAATLARLAPSPGELLWDVGAGCGSIGIEWMRADERCRAIAIESDAGRCTLIERNREALGVPDLILVAGRAPEALDGLEPPDAIFIGGGLRVAGLAERCWSALKPGGRLVANAVTVQSEAFLVELRARIGGELTRISVAHAAPLGRFDGWRTAMPVTLLTAVKPR
- a CDS encoding precorrin-8X methylmutase produces the protein MIDYNRDAHDIYRQSFAIIRAEADLSRIPPDLEALAVRVIHACGMPEIVADLEFSPGAGAAGRAALEAGAAILCDSRMVAEGITRARLPADNPILCTLNDPSVPALARELGNTRTAAALELWRPHLAGAIAVIGNAPTALFRLLELLDAGAPKPALILGFPVGFVGAAESKAALAANSRGVPFVTLRGRRGGSAMAAAAVNALGRGHA